From Triticum urartu cultivar G1812 chromosome 2, Tu2.1, whole genome shotgun sequence, a single genomic window includes:
- the LOC125539358 gene encoding uncharacterized protein LOC125539358 isoform X2: protein MKANDFSGCHCHLIDGFTAVVGRNIINGRGKAGRLRRATTPSGRPKKAALQLRLVPLPISMFVSDPAQGRGRRGGREEKLQAEVEEEDEPVEELKKGRGRKKEAKPKQYNDYYLAQPRIQDATLAGKLVK from the exons ATGAAGGCGAATGATTTTTCTGGATGCCATTGCCATCTG ATCGATGGTTTCACCGCGGTCGTCGGGAGAAATATCATCAATGGTAGGGGAAAAGCAGGTAGGCTGAGGCGGGCAACCACACCAAGCGGCCGACCCAAGAAGGCAGCCCTGCAGCTCCGCCTCGTGCCACTCCCCATCTCTATGTTTGTGTCAGACCCAGCGCAAGGTAGAGGCAGAAGAGGAGGCCGGGAAGAGAAGCTGCAAG CTGAagtggaagaagaagatgaaccTGTAGAAGAGCTGAAAAAAGGACGTGGTAGAAAGAAGGAAGCGAAGCCTAAACAGTATAATGAT TACTACCTCGCCCAGCCGCGCATCCAAGATGCGACACTTGCTGGAAAGCTGGTCAAGTAG
- the LOC125539358 gene encoding uncharacterized protein LOC125539358 isoform X1, producing the protein MKANDFSGCHCHLIDGFTAVVGRNIINGRGKAGRLRRATTPSGRPKKAALQLRLVPLPISMFVSDPAQGRGRRGGREEKLQVAEVEEEDEPVEELKKGRGRKKEAKPKQYNDYYLAQPRIQDATLAGKLVK; encoded by the exons ATGAAGGCGAATGATTTTTCTGGATGCCATTGCCATCTG ATCGATGGTTTCACCGCGGTCGTCGGGAGAAATATCATCAATGGTAGGGGAAAAGCAGGTAGGCTGAGGCGGGCAACCACACCAAGCGGCCGACCCAAGAAGGCAGCCCTGCAGCTCCGCCTCGTGCCACTCCCCATCTCTATGTTTGTGTCAGACCCAGCGCAAGGTAGAGGCAGAAGAGGAGGCCGGGAAGAGAAGCTGCAAG TAGCTGAagtggaagaagaagatgaaccTGTAGAAGAGCTGAAAAAAGGACGTGGTAGAAAGAAGGAAGCGAAGCCTAAACAGTATAATGAT TACTACCTCGCCCAGCCGCGCATCCAAGATGCGACACTTGCTGGAAAGCTGGTCAAGTAG